In Leifsonia sp. PS1209, the genomic stretch ATATTCACCCGCCAGTAATACTTCGTGTTCGCCTTCAACTTCGTTTGCGGGATCTGCGTCTGCGGGGCGCCGATCCAGAGGATGTCGTTGACCACATTGAAGTCCGGGTTGACGTTCTCGGAGACAACGAACTGGTACGCAAGACCAGCCCCGCCCGGGTCCGTCGACCCTGCAATCTTCAGAGTCGGCGTCAGCGAGCTCTTCCCACCGTTCGCCGGTGACGGCGACGTGAGGGTACCGGGGAGCGGGTAGTCCTTCCACGCGACATACAGCGCTGTCTGGATCTGCTTGTAAGTGAATTTGCCTGCAGTCTCGTCACCGGTGATGGTCATGTACGCACCGGTCGTGCCCGCGCGCACCCACGACGCGATCCGCGCTCCCAAAGCAGTCCCGGTGGACTGGCCACCCGAAGCGCCGACCGAGAGGGACGCGAGACTGTCGCCGACGCAGCTGTAGCCGAAGCAGGGAGCATAGTAGACGCCGCCCGCGAATGTGCCAGTGCTGCTGTCGCCGGACACCGGGTTTGAAGCGACGATCGCCGCGTCGAGGATCTGCTTGCCGAAGAACTGCTCGTAGTTGTAGTGAACCTGGGTGCGCCACATGCCGCCGTTGTTCGAGTTGCCGATGAACACACCCTGGTTCGTGTTCGTCGGACCATTCGACTTGAACGCCAGCTCCGCATCATTCATAGCTGAGGACGTCGTCGGATCGACGAACACCGGGTACTGACGCGCGGCATCGTTGAGCCAGGCCGCATCCGGAGTGACCTTCAGCTTGAACCGGTCACCAGCCTGCGAAACGGCAAGCTTGACAGAACCGACGGCTGCCGCTTTCTTGCCGTCGACGTCCGACGAGTCCCACATCGTCGGCGCTGGCACCTGGAACACGTCCGTGCCCGTCGCGTCCTCGAACACGACTCCGCCCCGCTCGTCCAGCTTTGCCGTCAGCCCCGGCGCGTCAACGACCCACGTCCACGTCGGGTCCTTGTCGAGCTTCTTCGCGACGCGGAACAGCTCCTTCACCCCGGCGGTGTCCACGTCGTAGGTCAGGTCGACGTTGTCGAACACGTGCTTGTACTCGAGGTGATTCTTCTCCTCCGACCACGGCGCCAAATCACGCTCGAGCACACTGTGCGCTGCGCCATCCAGACTGAACGTCACGGTGTCATCACCACGCGACATCGTGAGCAGCTTCGCATCGTCCGCGTGTTCGGCGAACTCCGGTTTGAGCGGGTGCTGCTGCACTTCCGCGCCGCCCTGGCCCAACCAGGACAGCGGCCCTGTCGTTGACAGATCGGTTTGGATGGGCACCCACGCACCGTCGTCGGCTTTCACGTTCACTGGCGTGGGCGAAATCGCCGACACCAGGGAGTCATCCGGGCCCTCGTAGGTGGTCGAGAACTCGTCTCGATCCACCACCTGCTGGTCGCCATCAGCGAACTCGGAGAGGTCCGGTTTTGCACCCTGCACCGGCTCAGGCGCAGGCGGGGACTCAGGAAGACCGACAGGTGGCGCATCCTTGAACGAGCCCGCCGGCGCTGACGCCGACGTATCCGGCTCACCTCCCGCATCCATCGACGGCACCGATGGAATCGACGAAGAACTAGGTGACTCCTCATCTGGGGCGGCAGCGGCAGGCGTCACCGAAGAAAGTTGCCCCGTCGTGAACCACTGTCTCATGTGGCACGCCGCCTGCCTGCAGCTCAGAAGCCGCCTGAGCGATGAGCGCCGGGGTGATCGGAACGGGTTCCGATGACGGCGCGGTAGCCGCATTCGCCGGCGCTGCGCCAAGTATTGCGCTCGCGACGCCCCCGAACTCAGCCGCTCACTCGCGCTATCGGTCGCGTATGCACGCGTTTTGGGTGTCCTTCGCGGGAAGTAAAAGGACGTCGTTTGCTCACAATATGGACATAACGTAGACATGAACGCGCCGCAGGCGGGTACGCTAAGTGGTGGAGGTGAACGATATGGCGATTCTGGAGACTCCGACCCCGCGTCGGCGACGTCGTGAAGAGGCGCATGTGCGTGCGATCGAGAGCGACTTCACCCCGGCGGTGAAATCACTGGTGGAGACCCTGGGCAAGGGTCTGGTCGCCGTCATCGTGGATCGCGACGTCAAGACCGTCTCTCGGTGGATGGGCGGGGCTCTTCCTCGTGGCGAGGAGCAGCGACGCGTCATCGACACGCTGCAGATCTGCGAGCTCCTTCTCAGTGGGGATGCACCATCGGTGGTGCGCTCCTGGTTTATGGGCATGAACCCACAGCTGAATGACGAGAACCCGGCGGAGGTCCTTGCTGAGGGACGATCGCGCGACGTGATGGCTGCTGCCCGCGCCTACGCGAATGCCAGCTAGTCCCGCTCTCGTCGACGTTCCCGGCCGCCTGGTGCGGGTCGAGCGTCCGGAACCACCGCTGCGCTTCTCTCACATCACCGCCGAGCTGGCCGCGTCCGAGAACGCCGGAAACCGATTCGACGTCCTCGGCGGCGGCGTCCTCTACGCGTCGACCGACGCCCAGGGGGCCTTCGCGGAGACGACGGCCCAGTTCCGCCGCAGCGCGTCGATCATCGCCCGCATTGCCCGCGCCGGTGGGTCCTTAGAGGAGCAGGATGGCCCGAGTGTTGACGCCAGCTGGCGTGCCTCCCGCATCCTGCGCACGCTGAGCATCCGGGACGCGCTTCCGTTCGTGGACATCGAGGACCCAGACACCCACACCTTCCTCACCCAGGCCGCACCCACCGCTCTCACCGGCGCCGGCGTGAGCGTCCTCGACGTCGCCACCGTGCGCGGCCCGAACCGTCGCCTCACACGCGCGATCGCGAACTGGCTCTACACGCGTACCGACGATGCAGGGACGCCGCTCTATGGTGGCATCCGCTACATGTCCAGGCTCGGGGACTACGAGTGCTGGGCAATATTCGAAGGCACGCTGGTTGTACCTGTCGACGAGCGCCGGATCACTGTTGACGACCCGGAGCTGGTCGCCGTCGCGAATCGCCACGGCATCCGGCTCACCTGACCCGCAACCTGAGATCGACAAGGTTGCCTCGAAGTCGACCGTCGACCACGGCGGCAAGGCGTCGTTCACCAACCAAGTCTGGGTAGGCATGGTCGCCGTGTGCCTAACACCATCCACCTGACGGCCGCGGGTGCAACAGATGCGAGCAAGGGTCTACCCTGGCGACATCCAAGTTGGGGGTGTCTTGTGACAGAAATTCAGCCTAGGTCGGCGCTCGTTCGAGCGTGGCGTGCGACCGG encodes the following:
- a CDS encoding RES domain-containing protein, giving the protein MPASPALVDVPGRLVRVERPEPPLRFSHITAELAASENAGNRFDVLGGGVLYASTDAQGAFAETTAQFRRSASIIARIARAGGSLEEQDGPSVDASWRASRILRTLSIRDALPFVDIEDPDTHTFLTQAAPTALTGAGVSVLDVATVRGPNRRLTRAIANWLYTRTDDAGTPLYGGIRYMSRLGDYECWAIFEGTLVVPVDERRITVDDPELVAVANRHGIRLT